The DNA region AATGGAATTTTACGAAAAATAATTGAAAACAAAGAACCTATTAGCTTAATCTTTTGGGGGCCAGCTGGAACTGGCAAAACTACCCTTTCAAGAATTTTGGCGAATGAAGTCAATGCAGACTTTATTGAAATTTCAGCCGTCACTAGTGGCAAAAAAGATATCGAAAAGGTTATTGAACATGCTCGCCAAAACTGGAACCTAGGGACGCGAACAATTCTTTTCGTTGATGAAATTCACCGCTTCAATAAATCGCAGCAAGATGCTTTTTTGCCGCATATTGAAAGCGGCTTAATAAATTTGATTGGGGCAACAACCGAGAATCCAGGATTCGAAATTATCACGCCGCTACTTTCAAGAAGTCGAGTCCTGTCGCTCAAGCCTTTAAATACTGAGGAGATTTCAAAAATCATTAAAAATGCACTTGAAAAAGTTTCGCCAAAAACAAAAATAGATCCAGAAGCACTCAAAATTCTCACTAAAATAAGTAGTGGCGATGCTCGAAATGCACTTGGAAATCTCGAGCTAATTTTAAATTTTGAAAAAAATAACATTACACCGGAAGTTATTAAAAATTCAATCGAAAATCCAACCTTAATTTATGATAAAAATGGCGATTCTCATTATGACACAATATCAGCTTTTATTAAAAGTATGCGAGCCAGTGATGTTGATGCAACTGGCTACTATCTAGCTAAAATGCTAAACGCTGGCGAAGACCCAAAATATATCGCCCGCCGAATGATTATTTTTGCAAGTGAGGATATTGGGCTAGCTGGAAATGGCGCCCTTAGTTTAGCAAATTCTGCTTTTGATGCGGTTGAAAAAA from Candidatus Saccharimonas sp. includes:
- a CDS encoding replication-associated recombination protein A, yielding MDYQQRIPLAEKMRPKKLDEVVGQSHLIGKNGILRKIIENKEPISLIFWGPAGTGKTTLSRILANEVNADFIEISAVTSGKKDIEKVIEHARQNWNLGTRTILFVDEIHRFNKSQQDAFLPHIESGLINLIGATTENPGFEIITPLLSRSRVLSLKPLNTEEISKIIKNALEKVSPKTKIDPEALKILTKISSGDARNALGNLELILNFEKNNITPEVIKNSIENPTLIYDKNGDSHYDTISAFIKSMRASDVDATGYYLAKMLNAGEDPKYIARRMIIFASEDIGLAGNGALSLANSAFDAVEKIGMPEAKYNLFHAAIALAKSKKSREATGIMYQSYNLAQKAPNAPIPLHLRNSTSKITEELGYNKGYQWTAGFKHPEDNLPKEVRELISLDKQNKKS